The Oryzias latipes chromosome 16, ASM223467v1 genome includes a region encoding these proteins:
- the dcstamp gene encoding dendritic cell-specific transmembrane protein: MLLSWMKIKQSLGRVVSLSVDIFTSGKRDGYREAVVLLCFCGFSSVLPSALLGLYLFYTLDFDSAVAGGVASCFGALLTVALFLSKRIRCLWMLFVISMFMKKSRNLLLTAGMSIVVLNNIHNTLHNLKSLVMSMTCNLKAKKEAIIGPFGNYIEMLKTIGRLLKGITDLGVLNLDSKLKVSPRLESEKFNFSLSEAQQKLNKTVEYAQALMETVTSVTHKMFPAISILLLVLFIALHMRRYCSDMKYKNKFISRKFVLFDEKQKAEGKPHILPLTPKEEKLYTHILSISPTQKERRRMMKFGMPILSHSAVWVLFIAVDALMFYFVDVITKRVSDIEPFHVPLIQSFIVRAGFFTFSLRLGIASLLGIPFAEETHEADFSFSVSLFEKKCLPEPKLQLYKSIYPLSAILLSLLIMTLFAAKVSQLRLAICERFFTNAADERVEYLHRKILRKRFKTRLEEDDCSLKSLILKPHFWFPLLFRPKKNPQSAV, encoded by the exons ATGCTTCTGTCATGGATGAAGATAAAGCAAAGCTTGGGGAGAGTTGTTTCTCTGTCTGTGGATATCTTCACCAGTGGAAAAAGAGACGGTTACAGAGAAGCTGTCGTCCtcctttgtttttgtggctTCTCCAGCGTCTTACCAAGCGCCCTCCTTGGCTTGTATCTCTTCTACACCCTGGACTTTGACTCAGCAGTGGCTGGAGGAGTTGCCAGCTGCTTTGGAGCCCTGCTGACTGTAGCTCTGTTCTTGTCCAAGAGAATCAGGTGTTTGTGGATGCTGTTTGTGATCTCTATGTTCATGAAGAAGAGCCGGAACTTGCTGCTGACTGCTGGGATGAGTATAGTTGTCCTTAACAATATTCACAACACTCTTCATAACTTAAAAAGTCTGGTCATGAGCATGACTTGTAACCTGAAGGCGAAGAAAGAAGCTATCATTGGTCCATTTGGGAATTACATTGAGATGTTAAAGACCATAGGAAGACTGCTCAAAGGGATTACAGATCTTGGAGTTCTGAATCTGGATTCTAAGCTGAAAGTTTCACCGAGACTTGAATCAGAAAAGTTCAACTTCAGTCTGAGTGAGGCTCAGCAGAAGCTGAACAAGACTGTGGAATATGCTCAGGCTCTAATGGAGACTGTCACCTCTGTGACCCACAAGATGTTTCCTGCCATCAGCATCCTACTGCTTGTGCTGTTTATAGCCTTACATATGAGGAGGTACTGCAGCGacatgaagtataaaaacaagtTCATCAGCAGaaagtttgttctttttgatGAGAAGCAGAAGGCTGAAGGAAAGCCGCACATTCTACCTCTCACACCAAAGGAGGAGAAGCTGTATACTCACATCCTGTCCATCAGCCCCACGCaaaaggagaggagaaggaTGATGAAATTTGGAATGCCAATCCTCTCCCACTCTGCAGTTTGGGTCCTCTTTATAGCTGTGGATGCATTAATGTTCTATTTTGTAGATGTCATAACCAAAAGGGTGTCTGACATAGAACCGTTCCACGTCCCGCTGATCCAGAGTTTCATAGTAAGAGCAGgatttttcaccttttctctGAGACTT GGGATTGCAAGCTTACTTGGCATACCGTTTGCTGAAGAGACTCATGAAGCAGACTTCTCTTTCAGTGTGTCTCTGTTTGAAAAGAAGTGTCTCCCTGAACCCAAGCTGCAGTTGTACAAGTCCATTTACCCGCTGAGTGCCATCCTGCTCAGCCTTCTCATCATGACTCTGTTTGCAGCCAAGGTGTCCCAGCTTAGACTTGCGATCTGCGAGCGTTTCTTCACCAACGCCGCCGATGAAAGAGTAGAGTATCTGCATCGCAAAATTCTGAGGAAAAGATTTAAAACTAGGCTGGAAGAGGATGACTGCAGCCTCAAATCACTGATACTTAAG CCACATTTCTGGTTCCCATTGCTCTTTAGACcaaaaaagaatccacaaagTGCTGTGTGA
- the dpys gene encoding dihydropyrimidinase has protein sequence MVQPSRILIKGGKVVNEDCSVFSDVYIENGKIADVGLNLQVSAGVRVIDATGKLVIPGGIDTHTHMELQFMGTKAVDDFHIGTKAALAGGTTMILDFVIPQKGKSLLEAYDRWRKTADPKVCCDYSLHVAVTWWGEQVKKEMETLAKEKGVNSFKMFMAYKDVFMLSDSELHAAFTQCKDIGAVAQVHAENGDLIAEGAKKMLSLGITGPEGHELCRPEEVEAEATQRAITIAHTVNCPLYVVHVMSKSAAKVVSSARRDGRVVFGEPIAAGLGTDGTHYWHKEWAHAAGFVMGPPLRPDPSTPDYLMDLLANDDLSVTGTDNCTFSVCQKALGKDDFTKIPNGVNGVEDRMSVIWEKGVHSGKMDENRFVAVTSSTAAKIFNLYPQKGRIAKNSDADVVIWDPKSTRIISAKTHHQAVDYNIFEGMKCHGVPAVTISRGIVVYEHGKLQVSPGHGRFIPREPMSEFVYKRIKQRDQVGRPTAVIRDPYKGSIVSL, from the exons ATGGTGCAGCCTAGCAGGATCCTCATCAAAGGGGGTAAAGTTGTCAACGAGGACTGCTCTGTCTTTAGCGACGTCTACATCGAAAATGGGAAGATAGCAGACGTCGGATTGAATCTCCAGGTCTCGGCTGGAGTCCGGGTCATTGATGCCACTGGTAAACTGGTGATCCCAGGTGGCATTGACACGCACACGCACATGGAGCTGCAGTTCATGGGCACCAAAGCCGTGGATGATTTTCACATCGGGACCAAG GCTGCTCTGGCGGGGGGGACCACAATGATCTTGGACTTTGTCATTCCCCAAAAGGGCAAATCTCTCCTGGAGGCGTACGACCGCTGGCGCAAGACAGCTGATCCCAAAGTCTGCTGCGACTACTCGCTGCATGTGGCTGTCACATGGTGGGGCGAGCAG GTCAAGAAAGAGATGGAGACTCTGGCCAAAGAAAAAGGGGTGAATTCCTTCAAGATGTTCATGGCTTATAAAGACGTGTTCATGCTTTCCGACTCGGAGCTGCATGCTGCCTTCACTCAGTGTAAAGACATTGGAGCTGTTGCCCAAGTGCATGCTGAGAATGGAGACTTGATTGCAGAG GGGGCTAAGAAGATGCTGTCTCTGGGCATCACGGGGCCAGAAGGTCACGAACTGTGTCGACCGGAGGAGGTGGAGGCAGAGGCTACCCAGCGAGCCATCACCATTGCCCACACTGTCAACTGCCCGCTCTATGTGGTCCATGTTATGAGCAAATCTGCTGCCAAGGTGGTGTCCAGCGCCCGCAGAGATG GTCGAGTGGTGTTTGGGGAGCCCATTGCAGCTGGACTGGGAACAGATGGAACCCACTACTGGCATAAAGAGTGGGCTCATGCTGCTGGATTTGTCATGGGACCCCCTCTCAGACCTGACCCCAGCACCCCTGATTACCTCATGGATCTGCTGGCAAA TGACGATCTGAGCGTGACGGGGACGGACAACTGCACCTTCTCTGTGTGCCAGAAGGCTCTGGGCAAAGATGACTTCACCAAAATCCCCAACGGCGTGAACGGCGTGGAGGACAGAATGTCTGTCATCTGGGAGAAAGGAGTG CACAGCGGCAAAATGGATGAGAACCGATTTGTGGCCGTCACCAGCAGCACTGCagcaaaaatcttcaacttgTATCCGCAGAAGGGCCGTATCGCCAAAAACTCAGATGCTGATGTGGTCATATGGGACCCCAAGTCAACACG GATAATCTCAGCCAAGACGCACCACCAGGCTGTGGACTACAACATCTTTGAGGGCATGAAGTGCCACGGCGTTCCGGCTGTCACCATCTCCAGAGGCATAGTGGTGTATGAGCACGGGAAGCTGCAGGTGTCACCCGGCCACGGCCGATTCATTCCGAGAGAGCCCATGTCTGAGTTTGTCTACAAAAGAATCAAGCAAAGGGATCAG GTTGGGAGGCCTACAGCCGTGATCAGAGATCCCTACAAAGGCAGCATTGTTTCCCTGTGA